From the genome of Mycetocola spongiae, one region includes:
- the nusB gene encoding transcription antitermination factor NusB yields MSARSKARKRALDILYGADLREQTLPEALQAEAKRAASEPAREASWLYAREIVDGVMDHSEEIDEQIETYSQGWSLARMPVVDRAILRIGVWEMLFNDEVPTAVAIDEAVEAAKEFSTDDSSGFVNGLLAKIAQANAAV; encoded by the coding sequence GTGAGCGCACGCAGTAAGGCCCGCAAACGCGCCCTGGATATCCTCTACGGCGCGGATCTGCGCGAGCAGACCCTCCCCGAGGCCCTTCAGGCCGAGGCCAAGCGCGCCGCGAGCGAACCCGCCCGCGAGGCGTCCTGGCTTTATGCCCGGGAAATCGTGGACGGCGTGATGGATCACTCCGAGGAAATCGACGAGCAGATCGAAACCTATTCGCAGGGCTGGAGCCTCGCGCGGATGCCGGTCGTGGATCGCGCAATCCTGCGCATCGGCGTCTGGGAGATGCTCTTTAACGACGAGGTGCCCACCGCCGTGGCCATCGACGAGGCCGTCGAGGCCGCCAAGGAGTTTTCCACTGACGACTCCTCGGGTTTTGTGAACGGCCTGCTGGCCAAGATCGCCCAGGCTAACGCCGCGGTCTAG
- a CDS encoding leucine-rich repeat domain-containing protein, giving the protein MKKPLSMIAAVALTAPLLAIFSLSTAQAAPGDRAVFGDSGLAGCVAGTLGLAGGDPIPLDDAAAITTLSCETASTLDGVEQLTALERINLNGSQVTTLSPLAPLARLSDVSVSRAPLASYASVSELPRLTSLDASYMPAGLSDLSLLSNATGLQSLQLRGNAISDLTPLAQLTDLEFLDLGVNRITDITPLGSLVNLTSYLNVSSNQITDLSPLTPLTSLTQLSFETNKVADLSPLGRMSGLVWLDARYNLITDLSPLVDATRMRTVELSNNLIEDPSPLGRLSFIEHLTLDGNRITSLASLAGITAPKYVRFTSQRWTLEDIQVGLMQDNPVVTIDGSAVPVTSTTADFDAAANAWSFAEVGTNTLRWSQDTGIGNYGVFSGTITQKSVERRLVSGLTIEKTAASADMGRVGDNVDYTFTVRNTGETELSAVSVTEDAFGGAGAAPAIACPADTTLAPGAELVCTGSYVVQQADIDAGELSNTASASALDPSAARVDATPSTAVVRSTEAASLSFLKEADVASVSAPDDLIGYRFTVTNTGLVTVRNIAVMETEFSGDAAGLTLDCPATTTLAPGESLSCEATYAVRATDLTAALISNSAAAEAVTARGTALHTPVSTVDVAVDVVAPTSAPTLPPTITDPAPAPGTGSVPGEAGGALVTTGAGNVLPWAVSALMLLGLGGVLLLRKRRAGTEG; this is encoded by the coding sequence ATGAAAAAGCCCCTCTCGATGATCGCGGCGGTGGCGCTCACCGCGCCGCTGCTCGCAATATTTTCCCTGTCCACCGCCCAGGCCGCCCCTGGAGATCGCGCGGTCTTTGGCGATTCCGGACTCGCCGGCTGTGTGGCCGGCACACTGGGGTTGGCCGGCGGCGATCCGATTCCCCTGGATGATGCCGCAGCAATCACCACCCTGAGCTGTGAAACAGCCTCCACCCTGGACGGCGTGGAACAGCTGACGGCGCTGGAGCGCATAAACCTCAACGGCTCGCAGGTCACCACCCTCAGCCCCCTGGCCCCCCTCGCCCGCCTGAGCGATGTCTCGGTGAGTCGGGCACCGCTGGCCAGCTATGCCTCGGTTTCCGAACTGCCCCGGCTGACCTCGCTCGACGCCAGCTATATGCCCGCCGGCCTGAGTGATCTTTCGCTGCTGTCCAACGCCACGGGCCTGCAATCCTTGCAGCTGCGCGGCAATGCGATCAGCGATCTGACGCCCCTTGCCCAGCTCACCGACCTCGAATTTCTTGACCTGGGCGTGAACCGAATCACGGATATTACCCCGCTGGGTTCCCTGGTCAACCTGACCAGCTATCTCAACGTGTCCTCCAATCAGATCACCGATCTCTCGCCGTTGACTCCGCTCACCTCACTCACGCAGCTGAGCTTTGAAACCAATAAGGTGGCGGATCTCTCGCCGCTGGGCCGGATGAGTGGCCTGGTCTGGCTGGATGCCCGATATAACCTGATCACCGATCTCTCGCCGCTGGTGGACGCCACCCGGATGCGCACCGTGGAACTCTCGAATAACCTGATCGAGGACCCCTCCCCGCTGGGGCGGCTGTCCTTTATCGAGCATCTGACGCTGGATGGCAACCGCATCACGTCCCTCGCCTCGCTTGCCGGAATCACCGCGCCCAAATATGTGCGTTTTACCTCCCAGCGCTGGACGCTGGAGGATATTCAGGTGGGGCTGATGCAGGATAACCCCGTGGTTACGATCGATGGTTCGGCGGTTCCCGTGACCTCCACCACGGCCGACTTTGATGCCGCGGCCAATGCCTGGAGCTTCGCCGAGGTGGGCACCAATACCCTGCGCTGGTCTCAGGACACCGGCATCGGTAACTACGGTGTATTCTCCGGCACGATTACCCAGAAGTCCGTGGAGCGCCGGCTCGTCTCGGGGCTGACGATCGAGAAGACTGCCGCGTCGGCGGATATGGGCAGGGTCGGAGATAACGTGGACTATACGTTCACGGTTCGGAACACGGGCGAGACCGAGCTGAGCGCCGTGAGCGTGACCGAGGACGCCTTCGGCGGCGCGGGCGCGGCGCCCGCGATTGCCTGCCCCGCCGATACCACGCTGGCCCCCGGGGCCGAGCTGGTATGCACGGGCTCCTATGTGGTGCAGCAGGCCGATATTGATGCCGGCGAGCTGAGCAATACCGCCTCGGCATCGGCGCTGGACCCCTCCGCGGCACGGGTGGACGCGACCCCCTCCACCGCGGTGGTGCGCTCCACCGAGGCAGCGAGCCTCTCCTTCCTGAAGGAGGCCGATGTGGCCTCGGTGAGTGCACCCGATGACCTGATCGGCTATCGCTTCACCGTGACAAATACCGGGCTGGTCACCGTGCGCAATATTGCGGTCATGGAGACCGAGTTCAGCGGAGACGCCGCCGGACTGACCCTGGACTGCCCGGCCACCACCACCCTGGCGCCGGGTGAATCCCTCTCCTGTGAGGCCACCTATGCGGTGCGGGCGACGGACCTGACCGCGGCCCTCATCAGCAACTCCGCCGCCGCGGAGGCGGTCACCGCGCGGGGGACCGCACTGCACACACCCGTATCCACGGTGGACGTGGCCGTGGACGTGGTGGCACCCACCTCGGCACCCACCCTGCCCCCGACCATCACCGATCCCGCGCCGGCCCCCGGCACGGGCAGCGTTCCCGGCGAGGCGGGCGGGGCACTCGTGACTACCGGTGCGGGCAATGTTCTCCCGTGGGCCGTATCCGCGCTGATGCTGCTGGGCCTGGGTGGAGTTCTCCTTCTTCGCAAGCGTCGCGCGGGGACCGAGGGCTAA
- a CDS encoding ANL family adenylate-forming protein: MPRGPAATLRRGEVFHDAAELKRLISLARVDPRSAPGRVHLIIDPSPVRALCRALAVRRAGGIVLVGDPRWGPQFRAALAQRIAAAPPLPTDLAWATSTSGSTGSPRVVLRDARSWSSSFAAIDALLAVGERDQILAASPLISSIALFAAIYALEGSHPLILPAGAQLEAGDLHPATILHGTPQALRRALELIENGARSSLRAAMIGGSRLDSHLRTRAEGLGITVVSYYGAAELSFVAADSDGTGLRPFPDVALQIRANPARPEGASPAAGELWVSSPYLARGYLEGDTAGGALRREGREHPWMSVGDLATLESDGVLRLHGRGDGAILTASATVIPEDVEAALRSLPGIADAIVFAVAAPRIGALLAAVIEWEDGAPAPTRAALNAAARELLTSSHRPRRWYLTGSLPRTLAGKVDRGAVAARAASATTTIPAESGAFRSVL, encoded by the coding sequence ATGCCTCGTGGCCCCGCCGCCACGCTGCGCCGCGGCGAGGTGTTCCACGACGCGGCGGAGCTGAAACGGCTGATATCCCTCGCCCGGGTTGATCCCCGCAGTGCCCCCGGACGCGTGCACCTCATCATCGACCCCTCGCCGGTCCGCGCCCTCTGCCGCGCCCTCGCGGTGCGACGAGCCGGGGGGATCGTCCTGGTGGGAGATCCCCGCTGGGGCCCGCAGTTTCGGGCGGCGCTCGCGCAGCGGATCGCCGCGGCACCGCCGCTGCCCACCGATCTGGCCTGGGCCACCTCCACCTCGGGCAGCACCGGTTCCCCGCGGGTGGTGTTGCGCGACGCGCGGTCCTGGAGCTCCTCGTTTGCCGCAATCGACGCGCTGCTGGCGGTGGGGGAACGGGACCAGATTTTGGCCGCATCCCCGCTGATCTCCTCGATCGCCCTCTTTGCCGCGATCTACGCACTCGAGGGCTCCCACCCACTGATACTGCCCGCCGGCGCCCAGTTGGAGGCCGGCGATCTTCACCCCGCCACCATCCTGCACGGCACGCCACAGGCACTGCGCCGCGCGCTGGAACTCATCGAAAACGGCGCGCGCTCCTCCCTGCGCGCCGCGATGATTGGCGGCTCCCGCCTGGATTCACATCTGCGCACCCGCGCCGAGGGGCTGGGGATCACGGTGGTGTCCTATTACGGCGCCGCGGAACTGTCCTTTGTCGCCGCCGATAGCGATGGCACGGGCCTTCGCCCCTTCCCGGATGTTGCGCTCCAGATCCGCGCGAACCCCGCGCGCCCCGAGGGCGCGTCCCCGGCCGCCGGGGAACTATGGGTCTCCTCGCCCTATCTCGCCCGGGGCTATCTGGAGGGAGACACTGCCGGCGGCGCTCTACGCCGGGAGGGGCGCGAGCATCCCTGGATGAGCGTCGGGGATCTTGCCACGCTGGAGTCCGACGGCGTCCTCCGCCTGCACGGACGCGGCGACGGGGCCATCCTCACCGCCTCGGCAACCGTGATCCCGGAGGACGTTGAGGCCGCACTCCGCTCCCTCCCCGGCATCGCCGATGCGATCGTATTTGCCGTGGCCGCCCCCAGAATTGGCGCGCTGCTAGCCGCGGTGATCGAATGGGAAGACGGCGCCCCGGCGCCCACCCGCGCCGCGCTGAACGCCGCCGCCCGGGAGTTACTCACCAGTTCGCACCGGCCACGCCGCTGGTATCTCACCGGGTCGCTGCCGCGCACCCTGGCCGGCAAGGTGGATCGCGGCGCGGTGGCCGCGCGGGCCGCCTCCGCGACCACCACCATCCCCGCCGAGAGTGGAGCCTTCCGCAGTGTCCTCTAG
- a CDS encoding thiolase family protein — MSSRTFSAPTARDAVIIAALRTPFATRGAQLRTVPVDALAAPLLRELHRQTADLGVGSGAENAAPDDVILGNCMGPGGNLARIAALRAGLGVEVPGMTVDRQCGSGLAAILTAASALSSGHADYVLAGGAESASTAPLRILHDRPYDRAPFTPDGFPDPEMGPAAEELARRYGFSRAQVDAIALYSHRRALDRGAALRSAEILPLAVDHPEALLGEDPGPRDIATLLPRFPALHGGVVTAGNSSRNSDGAAAVSLVTEAFRARAAGRGIPGLRIVDSVSIGCDPALPGLGPVAAIHALCGRTGVSLDEVAAIELVEAFAAQHLAVLRALGLVEFAEGTGLPRPDPRVNSAGGTLAIGHPWGASGAHLLVRLFSRLVRSGEPAGTLGLAAVAVGGGMGIAALVEVIR, encoded by the coding sequence GTGTCCTCTAGAACCTTTTCCGCGCCGACGGCCCGGGACGCCGTGATCATCGCCGCCCTGCGCACCCCCTTTGCCACCCGCGGTGCCCAGTTACGCACAGTCCCGGTAGATGCGCTGGCGGCCCCGCTGCTGCGCGAGCTACACCGGCAGACCGCTGACCTCGGGGTGGGCAGCGGGGCGGAAAACGCCGCCCCGGATGATGTCATCCTGGGCAACTGCATGGGCCCCGGGGGTAACCTCGCCCGCATCGCCGCCCTGCGCGCGGGCCTGGGCGTGGAGGTCCCGGGAATGACCGTTGATCGGCAGTGTGGCAGCGGCCTCGCCGCGATCCTCACGGCGGCCTCCGCACTGTCCTCCGGCCACGCCGATTATGTCCTGGCCGGGGGCGCCGAATCGGCCTCCACCGCCCCGCTGCGCATTCTGCACGATCGGCCCTATGATCGCGCACCGTTCACCCCGGACGGCTTCCCCGATCCCGAGATGGGGCCCGCGGCGGAGGAGCTGGCTCGCCGCTATGGTTTTAGCCGCGCTCAGGTGGATGCGATCGCGCTATACAGCCATCGGCGCGCGCTGGATCGCGGTGCCGCGCTCCGGTCCGCCGAAATTCTTCCGCTCGCGGTGGACCACCCGGAGGCCCTCCTGGGCGAAGATCCCGGCCCGCGCGATATCGCCACGCTCCTGCCGCGGTTCCCGGCGCTGCACGGCGGCGTGGTGACCGCCGGAAATTCCAGCCGAAACTCGGACGGCGCGGCCGCGGTGAGCCTGGTCACCGAAGCCTTCCGCGCCCGGGCCGCGGGGCGTGGTATTCCCGGGCTGCGCATCGTGGACAGCGTGAGTATCGGCTGCGATCCGGCGCTGCCGGGCCTGGGGCCCGTGGCCGCGATTCACGCGCTGTGCGGGCGCACCGGAGTTTCCCTGGACGAGGTCGCGGCCATCGAGCTGGTGGAGGCCTTCGCCGCCCAACACCTCGCCGTGCTCCGCGCCCTGGGCCTGGTTGAATTTGCCGAGGGCACCGGGCTCCCGCGGCCGGATCCCCGGGTGAACTCGGCCGGCGGCACCCTCGCAATCGGGCACCCCTGGGGCGCCAGCGGGGCGCATCTACTGGTGCGGCTATTCTCCCGCCTGGTGCGCTCGGGGGAGCCCGCGGGCACGCTCGGGCTGGCCGCCGTGGCGGTGGGTGGGGGAATGGGCATCGCCGCCCTCGTGGAGGTTATTCGCTAG
- a CDS encoding polysaccharide deacetylase family protein: MRIWRASLAIVMGGILALGTACATRPAEAGPSGAATPPVPSASAEGTPPAEPSSDPEPSAPPAPVLPERVALPRGPITGLPGQGNFLAWTVDDGSDAETVARYVDFAERTGTRLTFFINGSYPGWAAQAERLRPMIASGQVQIGNHTWSHQALTKLSDRGIIDELTRNETYIQDTFGVSAKPYYRPPFGYRSAHTDAVAASIGYTVPVLWYGSLSDSGLITTEQVVQFADQWFLPQHIVIGHANYTPVTEVFGELSGIISQRGLQTVTLNDVFISP, from the coding sequence ATGAGAATATGGCGTGCGTCGCTGGCGATCGTGATGGGCGGCATCCTGGCACTCGGAACTGCCTGCGCCACCCGGCCCGCGGAGGCGGGGCCCTCGGGCGCGGCCACCCCGCCCGTTCCCTCCGCCTCCGCCGAGGGAACGCCCCCGGCCGAGCCCTCGTCGGACCCGGAGCCCAGCGCACCTCCCGCCCCGGTGCTGCCCGAGCGCGTGGCGCTGCCGCGCGGGCCGATCACCGGACTGCCCGGGCAGGGCAATTTTCTGGCCTGGACCGTGGACGACGGCTCCGATGCCGAGACCGTGGCCCGCTATGTGGACTTCGCCGAGCGCACCGGCACCCGGCTGACATTTTTTATTAACGGCAGCTATCCGGGATGGGCGGCTCAGGCCGAGCGGCTGCGGCCGATGATCGCCTCGGGCCAGGTGCAGATTGGTAATCACACCTGGAGCCACCAGGCACTCACCAAGCTGAGTGATCGGGGCATCATCGACGAACTCACCCGCAACGAAACCTATATCCAGGACACGTTTGGGGTGAGCGCCAAGCCCTATTATCGGCCGCCCTTTGGCTATCGCTCCGCGCATACCGATGCGGTGGCCGCGAGCATCGGCTATACCGTTCCGGTGCTCTGGTATGGCTCGCTCTCCGATTCCGGGCTGATCACCACCGAGCAGGTGGTGCAATTTGCCGATCAGTGGTTCCTGCCCCAACATATTGTGATTGGTCACGCCAATTACACCCCGGTCACCGAGGTCTTTGGGGAGCTCTCCGGGATCATCTCCCAGCGCGGGCTGCAGACGGTCACGCTAAACGACGTATTTATCTCCCCCTGA
- a CDS encoding class I SAM-dependent methyltransferase — translation MGHEVFDDLAADYDRFRPPYPRALFEIMANRLGRARTGHTPARVLDLGAGTGIALAGLREVLGPRPLYAAVDPSAAMVALGSELVPDALWHVGRAEPYLEVSRGVGLIMIAQAFHWMDVPRLLAAATRALVPGGVIAVLYNIRRHTDSAFLAEYEALLEELSPGYSRDHPDSDVLAALHEHLPAGTRVETHQALWDTFMTPEEFLGLAHSATSVQRARASHGAELDRRTLALVRAYLDSDGRVDVAYTSELVIASLPR, via the coding sequence ATGGGGCACGAAGTATTTGACGATCTCGCGGCGGATTACGATAGGTTCCGGCCCCCGTATCCGCGCGCACTCTTTGAGATCATGGCAAACCGGCTGGGCCGCGCGCGCACGGGTCATACCCCGGCCCGTGTTCTGGATCTGGGGGCCGGCACCGGCATCGCATTGGCGGGGCTGCGCGAGGTCCTGGGGCCGCGCCCGCTCTATGCCGCCGTGGATCCCTCGGCCGCGATGGTGGCCCTGGGCAGCGAGCTGGTTCCGGACGCGCTCTGGCACGTGGGGCGCGCCGAGCCCTATCTGGAGGTGAGCCGCGGTGTGGGCCTGATCATGATCGCGCAGGCCTTTCACTGGATGGACGTGCCGCGCCTGCTGGCCGCCGCCACCCGCGCCCTAGTCCCCGGGGGAGTGATCGCGGTTCTTTATAATATTCGCCGCCATACCGATAGCGCGTTTCTTGCCGAATATGAGGCCCTGCTGGAGGAGCTGAGCCCGGGCTATAGCCGGGACCACCCCGATTCCGATGTGCTGGCAGCGCTGCATGAGCATCTGCCCGCGGGCACCCGCGTGGAGACCCATCAGGCTCTCTGGGATACCTTCATGACCCCCGAGGAGTTCCTGGGGCTCGCACATTCGGCCACCTCGGTGCAACGCGCCCGAGCCAGCCACGGCGCGGAACTTGACCGCCGCACGCTTGCGCTTGTCCGCGCCTATCTTGATAGCGATGGCCGCGTGGATGTGGCCTATACCAGCGAGCTTGTGATCGCCAGCCTGCCCCGCTAG
- the pyrR gene encoding bifunctional pyr operon transcriptional regulator/uracil phosphoribosyltransferase PyrR produces the protein MSARVVLQQADISRALTRIAHEILESNRGAGDLVVLGIPTRGVYIARRLAALLSEFSGENVPHGALDITMYRDDLGRIPTRSPQPTTIPAGGIDGKTVVLADDVLYSGRTIRAALDALGDIGRPRAVRLAALVDRGHRELPIRPDFVGKNLPSSKSERINVELSELDGEDRVTIDDLGGAS, from the coding sequence ATGAGCGCACGCGTTGTGCTTCAGCAGGCTGATATATCCCGGGCACTGACCCGTATTGCGCACGAAATCCTGGAGTCAAATCGCGGGGCCGGCGACCTGGTGGTCCTGGGCATCCCCACGCGCGGCGTGTATATCGCCCGCCGCCTCGCCGCACTCCTGAGCGAGTTCTCCGGGGAGAACGTTCCCCACGGCGCCCTCGATATCACCATGTATCGGGACGACCTCGGCCGCATCCCCACGCGCAGCCCGCAGCCCACCACCATCCCCGCCGGCGGAATCGACGGCAAAACGGTGGTGCTCGCCGATGATGTTTTATACTCCGGTCGCACCATCCGCGCGGCCCTGGACGCCCTCGGAGATATCGGGCGTCCCCGCGCCGTGCGCCTCGCCGCACTCGTGGATCGCGGCCACCGCGAACTGCCGATCCGTCCCGATTTTGTGGGTAAAAACCTCCCCAGCTCCAAATCGGAGCGCATCAACGTGGAGCTATCCGAGCTGGACGGCGAGGATCGCGTGACGATCGACGACCTGGGCGGTGCCTCCTAA
- a CDS encoding aspartate carbamoyltransferase catalytic subunit, with product MRHLLDTRSLRRDNALLILDIAEDMADTQLREVKKLPTLRGKTVVNLFFEDSTRTRISFEAAAKRLSADVINFSAKGSSVSKGESLKDTAQTLAAIGADGVVIRHGASGAPRTLATSGWIDAGIINAGDGTHEHPTQALLDAFTMRRRLHGAASRGRDLDGVSVTIVGDVLHSRVARSNIWLLHTLGAHVTLVAPPTLLPVGIESWPVTVNYSLDDALAQGPDVVMMLRIQGERMHDAFFPNSREYSRRWGLDDERVDSLPATSIVMHPGPMNRGLEISSGAADSARSTVLEQVTHGVSVRMAALYLLLSGDREENL from the coding sequence ATGCGGCACCTCCTGGACACCCGCTCGCTTCGGCGTGATAACGCCCTTCTGATCCTCGACATCGCCGAGGATATGGCCGATACCCAGCTGCGCGAGGTCAAAAAACTGCCGACGCTGCGCGGCAAAACCGTCGTGAACCTCTTTTTTGAGGACTCCACCCGCACCCGGATCTCCTTTGAGGCCGCCGCCAAGCGCCTCAGCGCCGATGTGATCAACTTCTCCGCGAAGGGCTCCAGCGTGTCCAAGGGCGAGAGCCTAAAGGACACCGCCCAGACCCTCGCGGCGATCGGGGCCGATGGCGTGGTCATTCGCCACGGCGCCTCGGGCGCGCCGCGCACGCTGGCCACAAGCGGCTGGATCGACGCCGGAATCATCAACGCGGGCGACGGCACCCACGAGCATCCCACCCAGGCCCTGCTGGACGCCTTCACGATGCGCCGCCGCCTGCACGGTGCCGCCTCGCGCGGCCGCGACCTGGACGGCGTGAGCGTCACGATCGTGGGCGATGTCCTGCACTCGCGGGTGGCCCGCTCCAATATTTGGCTGCTGCACACCCTCGGCGCCCACGTCACCCTGGTGGCCCCGCCCACGCTGCTGCCGGTCGGGATCGAGTCCTGGCCCGTGACCGTGAACTATAGCCTCGATGATGCCCTCGCCCAGGGCCCCGATGTGGTCATGATGTTGCGCATCCAGGGCGAACGCATGCACGACGCGTTTTTCCCCAATTCCCGGGAATATTCCCGCCGCTGGGGGCTGGACGATGAGCGTGTGGACTCCCTGCCAGCCACTAGCATTGTTATGCACCCCGGTCCGATGAACCGCGGCCTGGAGATTTCCTCCGGCGCCGCCGATTCGGCCCGGTCCACGGTCCTGGAACAGGTGACGCACGGCGTCTCCGTCCGGATGGCCGCGCTCTACCTACTTTTGTCCGGAGACCGGGAGGAAAACCTGTGA
- a CDS encoding dihydroorotase, whose protein sequence is MSHENFLIRGARLATGESTDLRLEAGLIAETGSGLDARGATVIDADGLLALPGLVDLHTHLREPGYEHSETVLTGTRAAAAGGYTAVFAMANTSPVADTAGVVEQELSLGEQAGYARVQPIGAVTVGLAGERLAELGAMAESRAQVRVFSDDGFCVWDPQLMRRALEYVKAFDGVIAQHAQDPRLTPGAQMNEGVVSAELGLAGWPAMAEESIIARDVLIAEHVGSRLHICHLSTAGSVDVIRWAKARGINVTAEVTPHHLLLTEELVRSYDSRFKVNPPLRREEDVLALREALADGTIDIVATDHAPHPLEAKECAWAEAANGMVGLESALSVVHEAMVETGLLGWEDVVRVMSSAPARIGRISGQGLDLSAGNPAEITLYDPSARADFAADALRGKSVNSPYFGRSLPGSVRATFHGGYATVLDGELLPTEQIRALAALHG, encoded by the coding sequence GTGAGCCACGAGAACTTTCTGATTCGCGGTGCGCGCCTGGCCACCGGCGAGAGCACCGACCTGCGCCTCGAAGCCGGCCTGATCGCCGAGACCGGCAGCGGCCTGGATGCGCGTGGAGCCACCGTGATCGACGCCGACGGCCTGCTGGCCCTGCCCGGCCTGGTGGACCTGCACACGCACCTGCGCGAGCCCGGCTATGAGCACAGCGAGACAGTGCTCACCGGAACCCGCGCCGCGGCCGCCGGAGGCTATACCGCCGTTTTTGCGATGGCCAATACCTCTCCCGTGGCCGATACCGCCGGAGTGGTGGAGCAGGAGCTCTCGCTCGGCGAGCAGGCAGGCTATGCCCGCGTGCAGCCGATCGGCGCCGTGACGGTGGGCCTCGCGGGGGAGCGGCTGGCCGAACTCGGCGCGATGGCCGAATCCCGCGCCCAGGTGCGGGTCTTCTCCGATGACGGTTTCTGCGTGTGGGACCCGCAGCTGATGCGCCGCGCACTCGAATACGTGAAGGCCTTTGACGGCGTGATCGCGCAGCACGCTCAGGACCCGCGGCTGACCCCGGGCGCCCAGATGAACGAGGGTGTGGTCTCCGCCGAACTGGGCCTGGCCGGCTGGCCAGCGATGGCCGAGGAATCGATCATCGCGCGCGATGTCCTGATCGCCGAACACGTGGGTTCGCGCCTGCATATCTGCCACCTGTCCACCGCCGGCTCCGTGGACGTGATCCGCTGGGCCAAGGCCCGCGGCATCAACGTCACCGCCGAGGTCACCCCGCATCACCTGCTGCTCACCGAGGAACTCGTGCGCAGCTATGACTCGCGGTTTAAGGTCAACCCCCCGCTGCGCCGCGAGGAGGATGTGCTCGCCCTGCGCGAGGCCCTCGCCGATGGCACGATCGATATCGTCGCCACCGATCACGCGCCGCATCCGCTCGAGGCCAAGGAGTGCGCATGGGCCGAGGCTGCCAACGGCATGGTGGGCCTGGAATCGGCCCTCTCCGTGGTGCACGAGGCCATGGTGGAGACCGGCCTCCTCGGCTGGGAGGACGTGGTGCGCGTAATGTCCAGCGCCCCCGCCCGAATCGGCCGCATCTCCGGCCAGGGACTCGACCTGAGCGCGGGCAACCCCGCCGAGATCACGCTCTACGACCCGAGCGCCCGCGCCGATTTTGCCGCCGATGCGCTGCGCGGCAAATCCGTGAACTCCCCCTACTTCGGACGGAGCCTCCCGGGCTCGGTCCGGGCCACCTTCCACGGGGGCTATGCCACCGTTCTCGACGGTGAGCTGCTTCCCACAGAACAGATCCGAGCATTGGCGGCACTACATGGCTAA
- a CDS encoding PH-like domain-containing protein produces MANPIIPALIILAVLVLVLVLMWLGWRRRRQQGAAIPMITDLPEGATVLAEVPAFYVASTRAGEPLERLALKGLSFRSRATVAVASEGVVIAARGEYPAFIPAAQILGALPATWTIDRVVEKDGLIALSWTSGETAIDSYIRVIEQSDHIKILDAIAQIVPAPASRTTESEITA; encoded by the coding sequence ATGGCTAACCCCATCATTCCTGCACTGATCATCCTGGCGGTACTTGTACTCGTCCTGGTTCTGATGTGGCTCGGCTGGCGACGACGACGCCAACAGGGCGCCGCGATTCCGATGATCACCGATCTGCCCGAGGGCGCCACCGTGCTCGCCGAGGTCCCGGCCTTTTATGTGGCCTCGACCCGCGCGGGTGAACCCCTCGAGCGCCTCGCGCTGAAGGGCCTGAGCTTCCGCTCGCGCGCCACCGTGGCCGTGGCCAGCGAGGGAGTGGTCATCGCCGCCCGCGGCGAATATCCCGCGTTTATCCCCGCCGCGCAGATCCTCGGGGCCCTTCCGGCCACCTGGACCATCGACCGCGTCGTGGAAAAGGACGGCCTGATCGCCCTGAGCTGGACCTCCGGCGAGACCGCTATCGACAGCTATATCCGGGTCATTGAGCAGTCCGACCACATCAAGATTTTGGACGCGATCGCGCAGATCGTGCCCGCCCCCGCTTCCCGCACCACCGAGAGTGAGATCACAGCATGA